One window from the genome of Salvia splendens isolate huo1 chromosome 9, SspV2, whole genome shotgun sequence encodes:
- the LOC121748898 gene encoding TORTIFOLIA1-like protein 4: MSAPNSAKQAKARDLKHRVLTCLHKLSDRDTHSAAASELESIARNLTADALPSFISSVTATDASDKSLVRHQCLRLVSILSEHHGNSLSPHLSKILSAVVRRLRDTDSSVRAACVAASLSLSSHVTSLPFASMIKPFVESLFTEQDSNAQTGAALCFAAVIEGSRNSDAASLRRLLPRIEKLAKSDSFKAKPALLALVGSLVAVEGVLRGGGRNVVRNSLNLLVDFLSSDDWAARKAAAEALVKIAAVEKESLSEYKASCLKTFEAKRFDKVKAARETMNQMIEAWKEIPDLPEEFSPLPESEASSKQKASDGCYPPVSKTSCSVGSNNLLPRRRMPYADGSPALTVRKRSPLGSNAKKTGPAMFQKLDRKKPSDMKVEIVTPACCYGVELSDSKGEHAMEASEGEMKAFEKSGIKRALFKENNGKHKLGLFRGGSRVVPCDTSVVVSNETGDICRNQRECDDLSLICNQLLQIESQQSNLMDMLQKVIGSSQKGMDSLEARVHGLELALDEISFDLAVSTGRMSTTGAMCCKLPGTDFLISKLWRKAGSRFFTPRLPAASSGNPSLFGNGEGFLQGRHALVMNPLAKIPSGSPGFPEVSSSRTVYNSTT; this comes from the exons ATGTCAGCCCCCAATTCGGCGAAGCAAGCCAAGGCACGTGACCTAAAGCACCGCGTGCTCACGTGCCTTCACAAGCTCTCTGATCGGGATACGCACTCTGCCGCGGCGTCGGAGCTCGAATCGATCGCCAGAAATCTCACCGCTGACGCGCTCCCCTCCTTCATCTCCTCCGTCACCGCCACCGACGCCTCCGACAAGTCGCTCGTCCGCCACCAGTGTCTCAGGCTGGTCTCGATCCTCTCCGAGCACCACGGCAACTCGCTCTCTCCGCACCTCTCGAAAATCCTCTCCGCCGTCGTCCGCCGCCTCCGCGACACCGACTCCTCGGTCCGCGCCGCCTGCGTCGCCGCGTCTCTATCCCTCTCGTCTCACGTCACTTCCCTTCCGTTCGCGTCTATGATCAAGCCGTTCGTTGAATCGTTGTTCACGGAGCAGGATTCCAATGCTCAGACCGGCGCCGCGTTGTGTTTCGCGGCGGTGATCGAAGGATCGAGGAATTCGGACGCCGCGAGCTTGAGGAGGTTGCTCCCGAGGATCGAGAAGCTGGCAAAGAGTGACAGTTTCAAAGCGAAGCCGGCGCTTCTGGCGCTGGTGGGGAGTTTGGTGGCGGTGGAGGGAGTGCTGCGTGGTGGCGGGAGGAATGTGGTTCGGAATTCGCTTAATTTGTTGGTGGATTTCCTAAGCAGTGATGACTGGGCTGCGAGGAAGGCGGCTGCGGAGGCGTTGGTGAAGATCGCAGCCGTGGAGAAGGAATCACTATCTGAGTATAAGGCGTCGTGCTTGAAGACTTTTGAGGCTAAGAGATTTGATAAG GTGAAGGCAGCAAGGGAGACAATGAATCAGATGATTGAAGCTTGGAAGGAAATTCCAGATCTGCCTGAGGAGTTCTCGCCGCTACCAGAATCCGAGGCGTCGTCTAAAC AAAAAGCCAGTGATGGCTGTTACCCTCCTGTCTCCAAGACTTCCTGCTCTGTTGGGTCTAACAATCTATTACCAAGGAGAAGGATGCCCTATGCTGATGGTTCTCCAGCTTTGACTGTGCGGAAAAGAAGTCCTCTTGGTTCGAATGCAAAGAAAACAGGCCCGGCAATGTTCCAGAAGTTAGATCGGAAGAAGCCCTCTGACATGAAAGTTGAAATTGTCACTCCTGCCTGTTGTTATGGTGTGGAACTATCCGATAGTAAAGGTGAACATGCTATGGAAGCCAGTGAGGGAGAGATGAAAGCATTTGAAAAGTCAGGAATTAAACGTGCCCTTTTCAAGGAGAACAATGGGAAGCATAAGCTTGGGCTCTTTAGAGGTGGCTCGCGTGTTGTTCCATGTGACACCAGCGTTGTTGTTAGTAATGAAACAGGAGATATCTGTAGGAACCAGAGAGAGTGTGATGACTTATCTTTGATATGTAACCAACTTCTTCAGATTGAAAGTCAGCAATCCAATTTGATGGACATGCTTCAG AAAGTTATCGGAAGCTCGCAGAAGGGAATGGATTCCCTTGAGGCGCGTGTACATGGTCTGGAGCTTGCACTGGATGAAATTTCGTTCGATCTAGCTGTCTCAACCGGAAGGATGTCTACTACAGGAGCTATGTGCTGCAAGCTACCTGGTACTGATTTCTTGATCTCAAAGCTGTGGAGAAAAGCGGGATCACGTTTTTTTACTCCTCGATTACCTGCCGCTTCTAGTGGAAACCCATCATTGTTTGGAAATGGTGAAGGGTTTCTCCAAGGTCGCCATGCGCTAGTCATGAACCCACTGGCCAAAATTCCTAGTGGCTCCCCAGGTTTTCCTGAAGTTTCCTCAAGTAGAACTGTGTATAATAGTACTACTTGA